A segment of the Panicum hallii strain FIL2 chromosome 1, PHallii_v3.1, whole genome shotgun sequence genome:
CGTTGCCTTCCCCGTGCGCACAAGCTCCGGTGCGAGGTATCCCATGGTGCCAACAACATGGGTCGTTTGAGCATCGGTTCCATGGTCATATAACCTTGCTAGGCCAAAATCTCCCAGGTGTCCGTTCATCTGTTCGTCCAAAAGCACATTGCTTGCCTTTATATCTCGGTGGACGACGACTTTTTCCCAATCCTCGTGAAGGTACAACAGGCCTGCTGCGACGCCTTTGATGATCGAGTACCTTTTGGGCCAAAATATGGCTGGCGTATGTGGATCATGCAAGTACTTCTCAAGGCTACCATTCGACATGTAGTCATAGACCAAGAGAAGCTCGTCCTTGCGCCGGCAGTAGCCCAGTAACTGCACAAGGTTCCGGTGTCGGAGACGGCCAATGCTCACCACCTCGGCGACGAACTCCCGCACCCCTTGCCTTGAATCATGTGATATCCTCTTGACGGCGATTTCCAGATTGGATGCCGGAAGCACCCCTTTGTATACTCTCCCAAACCCTCCGACACCCAGCAGATTCCGCTCCCTGAACCCATCCGTGGCACGATGGAGATCCTTGTATGCATAGCGGTGGGGCCCGAATTCGTCTTCCCAGTCTTCTCGCACCTCGGCGAACCGGCGCCGCTGCCACACAAAGAAGAAGACCGCCGCTAGCGCCGCGGCGACGAGCAACGCGGTGGCGAGCGGCAGCACGACATCCAGGACCTTGGACCGAGGCTTGGGTCCCAGGCGTGGCAGGGCTGGAAGCTTGGAGAGGTCAAGCGGTGGGGCGGGCCCGTCCAGGCCGAAGCTCCACCCGAGCACGTAGTGGTGCGTGAACACGACCCCCGACGACGCCGAGAAGCCGACGTACATGGCGTCCGCCATGAGCGACGAAAGGTCGATGGCTTCGGAGAGAAGAGGCTTCCTGGGCTTGGGCGTGTGCAGGGGAGATAGCGTCACCTCCAGCTGCTTGGACCGGCCGTCGTAGTCCACCCACACCTGCATGGGCTTGCGGCTGTTCAGGCTCAGGTTCCGGAacgcgccgccgtcgtcgtagtagccggccggccgggcctgCCGCGACACGAGGCTGTTGACGTCGATGCCTACGTGGTTGCTGTTGATGTCGCGAAACTCGGGGGTCAGGATGGTGTCCAGCTCAACCGCCAGGATGGGGTCGCTCGCCGCGCCGTTGGTCGCGTTGAGGAGGCCCAGGTACTGCCCGGCGTTCGCCGCCGCGAAGTCCGTGGTCGGCGCGACGACGAAGGCGAGCCCGTGGTCGCTCAGGCCGTCGTACCGCGACACGATGGCGAACACGAAGGACGTGGAGAAGGAGCGCGCCGCGGCGGTGGCGTTCGTCGCCGCCGGCCTGTTGAGGAAGCGGATCGGGGTCGGGTGGAAGGCGTGGGCTTTCGTCTGGTACGTGAAGTTGGTGAGCGCGAGGAGGCCGCCGGGGAGGAGGGCGGCGAGGCCGTCCAGTGTGAGGTTAGCGCCGGCGAAGCCTTGGTAGGCGAACTGGCCATCGTCCGGCGACGACGAGGCCGCCTCCCCGTGAAGGCTCAACAGTATGAGCAGAAGAAGGGGCAGCATATAGAGTTTCTTGGACACTTAGCTTGTTGGCCTGAAGAAGCCTATCTAGTAGACAAAACTCAATATGATGCAAGCCTATTGGTTTTGAGATCTTGCGATAGATGGAGCTTTTAACGGTTTGGTAGAGGAGATGCATGGTTCAAGCATAGCTGCTGAGGACGCAGGACGAAGGCCTCCGATCCAGTCCAGGGGAGGCTGGAGAGGTCATGTCTTTTCTAGAAGGCCTCCGATGACTTTGTCTGCTCCGTTGTGGATACGTCATTGGTGTAGACGACCACCGTACCACACAGAATTGAAAATTCTGCGAGAAGGCCGGCTAGCAGTTGTCACAGATTTCGACCTTTTTCAACTGTCTTTAACTTGTTTACTATACtttctatttttatttacatattgTATTAGATTTATTATAAATTAAACTTAGCCAACTTTAACTAAATTTATATAAAAGAATAATAACATTTACAATATCAAATTATTTCATTGAATCCACCATAAAATATATATTGATAGTGCATAGGTTAGATAGTATAGTTGTTGCTATATTGTTTATGGATTTGATCAAAGTTAACTACCTAAGTTTAACTTAGAACAAATCTAATATATatgatatgtaaataaaaatggAGAGAATATCTTGTGAGTTGGGCAGACGTCGTGGTCTCCACTGCTAGGTCCAAGTGATATCGTTGTCACGGCACGCGCATGGTGGTAGGAAAAAAGAAGTCGGCGTGGGTGAAAGAAACCATTCATCTTCCTATGATGACTCCAAAAAAACGTACGGTTTCACACTAAGACCATATCTTTTGCAGTTTTTTCCAAGCATCTGGTTGAGAATCGGCATATCAATTCAAATGGTCAAGCAGACTTTCGGTGCACCTTTCTCCTTTGTATCTTTCATGCATACGAATCCATAGACTTCTGGGGTTGGGATCCCTGGACCAACACGTCACTCAGTGTTACGAAAAAACGCAAGACCAACTAACACTGGGTCTGAGTTTAATTTTTTGTTTTAGGCTACACAGTAACCTCACCTACCATCTAAGCTATGATCAGTGTGTTCTTCACTACTACAGAAATAATTTTTACCGCCGGCATTTTCACCGCCTGTTCTTTAAGGACCGACAGTGAAAATGGAACATTCCTAGAAAGATCAAGATATATTTGCAGTGTTTAGTCCAAAGACTAATTTTTCCTTCTTTCCTCAGTATTTTCTATACTTTTTGTAACTACAGCATAAAGTTTGTTCGGAGGGTCGATCTTAATTGAGCCAGTTTCACTAAGATTTATAAAACAAAGTACATGTAAGTTTGCTCCTGTGCTTCAGGCAATTTGCCGTCCTTTTAAGGCAAATTGCCGTCCTTTTAAGGCAAATTTGCTTCAGGCAATTTGCTCCTGTGCTTCAGGCAATTTGCCGTCCTTTTAAGGCAATTTGCCGTCCTATTAGTTGGAATTTCTGAAAACAAATTTTAAAGAGAAATAAAACCATTACCGTCCTTATTTGTGTTATATATATTAGTTGGAATGTTTGAACACAAATTTACAAACTTATTGGAAAATCCACTAATTTCCACAAAGTGCTAGCTAGTTAATCTGATGAATAATAACATATAACAATAGAAACTATGAGAGACTAGTACAATGGAGTCCAACTCAATTATTCTCGGACACACAGCAGGCACTCTGTCACCTTCCTCCGGAGAGATCAGAGATGACACCAAAGCTCATGGATGACACATACGACTTTATTGCATTCGTGTTCAATTCCGGGCTGTGCATCCACTCCAGCATGGTCGAGCTGAGGTATGCCGCCGGCGACGAGTCCGGGAGGAGCATGTCGCCGTCGAGGTACTGCATGACCTGCCGCATCGTTGGCCTTCCGTTGGGAAGTGGGTGCGAGCACAGAAGCCCAAGCTTTAGCACTAGAGAAACCTCGTCAAGATTAAACCTGCTGTTCAGCATCCTGGTGTCCGCTGCCTTAGTGATCGAACCATTGCGCCAATGCTCGGCAACCCAATCCACGAGCATGACGCCGTTGTTTCCCTCGTCTTGCTTAATCGGCCTTCGGCCACAGGTGACCTCCAGAACGAACGCCCCGAAGGCGAAGACGTCGGTGGATGGGGTTGCCTTGCCGGTGTGCCCTAGTTCAGGGGCTAGGTATCCCATGGTGCCGACCACGTGTGTGGTCCGCGCATCCGATCCATGGTCGTACAACCTCGCCAGGCCGAAATCCCCTAACCTCCCGTTCATCTGGTCATCCAGGAGCACGTTGCTTGCCTTGACATCTCGATGGATGACGATTTGCTCCCAGTCCTCATGGAGGTATGAGAGACCCGAAGCCACTCCCCGGATGATGTGGAGTCGCTGGGGCCAATCCAATGTACCACCCTTGCTACGGTCGTGGAGGTACTTGTCCAGGCTACCATTTGGCATGTAATCGTAGACCAGGAGAAGCTGCCCCTTTCGCCGGCAATAGCCGAGCAACTGCACGAGGTTGCGGTGGCGCAGCCGGCGCATGCTCGCGACCTCGGCGATGAACTCCTTCATCCCCTGCCTCGACTCGTGGGACACCCTCTTCACAGCGACCTCCATGGCGGACTTGCGGAGAACGCCCTTGTAGACGCTCCCGAAGCCTCCTGCCCCGAGAAGGTTGGTGTCGCTGAACCCCTTGGTCGCCTGAAACAGGTCCTTGTAGGAGAACCGGTGCGGCCCGAACTCGGCCTCCCATTCCTCGACGACCTCCGAGTACCTGAGATGCCGCCGCACCAGGACGTAGGCAGCGGCGCCCACGGCGAGGACCACGGCCGCCGACGCTATGGGCAGCACGATCTCCAGCACCTTGGACCGTGGCTTGGGCCCGCTCGGCGGCAAGGCGGGCAGCGACGAGATGTTCAGCGCCGGAGCCGGCCCGTCCAGCGCGAAGCTCCAGCCGACGACGAAGTGGCGCGAGAAGAGGATCCCCGTGGCCGACGCGAACCCCACGTACGCCGTGTCCTGCTGCGCCACTACGGCGGAGAGGTCCACGGCGGTGCGCAGCAGGGGCTTCTTGGGCCTGGCGACGCCGAGGGGAGCCATGGTCACGGTGACCTCCGTGGCGGCGCCGTCGTAGTCCACCCACACCTGCATCGCCTTCCGGCTGATCAGGCTCAGGTTCTGGAACCGCCCCGT
Coding sequences within it:
- the LOC112878900 gene encoding L-type lectin-domain containing receptor kinase IV.1-like isoform X2, with amino-acid sequence MLPLLLLILLSLHGEAASSSPDDGQFAYQGFAGANLTLDGLAALLPGGLLALTNFTYQTKAHAFHPTPIRFLNRPAATNATAAARSFSTSFVFAIVSRYDGLSDHGLAFVVAPTTDFAAANAGQYLGLLNATNGAASDPILAVELDTILTPEFRDINSNHVWVDYDGRSKQLEVTLSPLHTPKPRKPLLSEAIDLSSLMADAMYVGFSASSGVVFTHHYVLGWSFGLDGPAPPLDLSKLPALPRLGPKPRSKVLDVVLPLATALLVAAALAAVFFFVWQRRRFAEVREDWEDEFGPHRYAYKDLHRATDGFRERNLLGVGGFGRVYKGVLPASNLEIAVKRISHDSRQGVREFVAEVVSIGRLRHRNLVQLLGYCRRKDELLLVYDYMSNGSLEKYLHDPHTPAIFWPKRYSIIKGVAAGLLYLHEDWEKVVVHRDIKASNVLLDEQMNGHLGDFGLARLYDHGTDAQTTHVVGTMGYLAPELVRTGKATPLTDVFAFGVFLLEVACGRRPIEHGEHDNRIVLVDWVLQHHRSGSILEAVDPRLTGKFDIEEVTLVLKLGLLCSHPLPNARPSMRKVMQYLEHGKPAPDLSPTYVSYGMMALMQIEGFDSFVMSSCPTSATSIGAVSCGSSVSVLAEGR
- the LOC112878900 gene encoding L-type lectin-domain containing receptor kinase IV.1-like isoform X1, which produces MLPLLLLILLSLHGEAASSSPDDGQFAYQGFAGANLTLDGLAALLPGGLLALTNFTYQTKAHAFHPTPIRFLNRPAATNATAAARSFSTSFVFAIVSRYDGLSDHGLAFVVAPTTDFAAANAGQYLGLLNATNGAASDPILAVELDTILTPEFRDINSNHVGIDVNSLVSRQARPAGYYDDGGAFRNLSLNSRKPMQVWVDYDGRSKQLEVTLSPLHTPKPRKPLLSEAIDLSSLMADAMYVGFSASSGVVFTHHYVLGWSFGLDGPAPPLDLSKLPALPRLGPKPRSKVLDVVLPLATALLVAAALAAVFFFVWQRRRFAEVREDWEDEFGPHRYAYKDLHRATDGFRERNLLGVGGFGRVYKGVLPASNLEIAVKRISHDSRQGVREFVAEVVSIGRLRHRNLVQLLGYCRRKDELLLVYDYMSNGSLEKYLHDPHTPAIFWPKRYSIIKGVAAGLLYLHEDWEKVVVHRDIKASNVLLDEQMNGHLGDFGLARLYDHGTDAQTTHVVGTMGYLAPELVRTGKATPLTDVFAFGVFLLEVACGRRPIEHGEHDNRIVLVDWVLQHHRSGSILEAVDPRLTGKFDIEEVTLVLKLGLLCSHPLPNARPSMRKVMQYLEHGKPAPDLSPTYVSYGMMALMQIEGFDSFVMSSCPTSATSIGAVSCGSSVSVLAEGR
- the LOC112900683 gene encoding L-type lectin-domain containing receptor kinase IV.1-like; the encoded protein is MPPELLHLITTSLLLLVAAGPCCLAASGGGGDGRQFAYNGFAGAELALDGVATVTPNGLLMLTNGTIQKKGHAFHPSPVPLRAARSFSTTFVFAIFGQYIDLSSPGMAFFVTTSREVLSAALPGQFMGLLNGTRNTNRGAHIFAVELDTLLNAECRDISSNHVGVDLDSLVSRGSADAGYYDDGTGRFQNLSLISRKAMQVWVDYDGAATEVTVTMAPLGVARPKKPLLRTAVDLSAVVAQQDTAYVGFASATGILFSRHFVVGWSFALDGPAPALNISSLPALPPSGPKPRSKVLEIVLPIASAAVVLAVGAAAYVLVRRHLRYSEVVEEWEAEFGPHRFSYKDLFQATKGFSDTNLLGAGGFGSVYKGVLRKSAMEVAVKRVSHESRQGMKEFIAEVASMRRLRHRNLVQLLGYCRRKGQLLLVYDYMPNGSLDKYLHDRSKGGTLDWPQRLHIIRGVASGLSYLHEDWEQIVIHRDVKASNVLLDDQMNGRLGDFGLARLYDHGSDARTTHVVGTMGYLAPELGHTGKATPSTDVFAFGAFVLEVTCGRRPIKQDEGNNGVMLVDWVAEHWRNGSITKAADTRMLNSRFNLDEVSLVLKLGLLCSHPLPNGRPTMRQVMQYLDGDMLLPDSSPAAYLSSTMLEWMHSPELNTNAIKSYVSSMSFGVISDLSGGR